A window of the Myxocyprinus asiaticus isolate MX2 ecotype Aquarium Trade chromosome 11, UBuf_Myxa_2, whole genome shotgun sequence genome harbors these coding sequences:
- the LOC127448512 gene encoding taste receptor type 2 member 10-like yields the protein MVLLPILYAFKLWGGASSVLKRKLLLLVASGKIDSYSINMNLLEFTILTVPVSGATILMNMFFVYCMFFPENGTKNSLKPPLNVLLGSLIGCNLTLNVFNLLFVLFDHFHPATWLYTISYAVTLFAMRTSFTSSLGLNVFYYFQIVPVRQAFLVWVKTHIKVFMYLTLFFDRIFFSFEFVLEITYPLEDAVPAADLNLTSVQVNITNGNMDLKYFLLTTNFWLNCGYFFLGVVIMLASSSATVLYLWSHMKSMRENISSFSALHLQRQMRVTIMGVLQTVLYFISSGWLTAEDIIFYYFVEHFDQGEYLCDSVVALYSLGTTIILCVGQTIFRLRVIDIWKKLLQTLKFSSD from the coding sequence ATGGTGCTTTTGCCCATTCTATATGCATTCAAATTATGGGGTGGAGCCTCCAGTGTTCTTAAAAGAAAGTTGTTGCTCTTAGTGGCCAGCGGGAAAATAGATTCCTACAGCATTAACATGAACTTATTGGAATTTACCATACTGACTGTGCCTGTTTCTGGTGCTACCATTctgatgaacatgttttttgtgtactgtatgttttttccAGAGAACGGAACAAAGAACAGCCTGAAGCCACCTCTGAATGTTTTACTGGGATCACTTATTGGGTGCAACCTCACTCTTAATGTTTTTAACCTGTTGTTTGTGTTGTTTGACCATTTTCATCCAGCTACGTGGCTATACACCATTTCATACGCTGTTACTCTGTTTGCCATGAGGACCAGTTTTACCTCCTCTCTtggactgaatgtgttttactactTTCAGATTGTTCCTGTCCGGCAGGCTTTTTTGGTCTGGGTGAAGACGCACATCAAAGTCTTTATGTACTTGACATTGTTTTTTGATAGAATCTTCTTTTCATTTGAATTTGTTCTAGAAATTACATACCCATTGGAAGATGCTGTGCCTGCAGCGGACTTGAATTTAACCAGTGTTCAAGTGAACATCACCAATGGAAACAtggatttaaaatattttctgttaacAACAAACTTTTGGCTTAACTGTGGTTATTTTTTCCTTGGTGTTGTCATTATGCTGGCATCAAGCAGTGCCACCGTTCTCTACCTGTGGAGTCACATGAAGAGTATGAGGGAGAACATCAGCTCTTTTTCTGCACTTCATCTCCAGAGGCAAATGAGAGTGACCATCATGGGCGTTTTACAGACAGTCCTCTACTTTATCTCCTCAGGATGGCTTACAGCAGaagatataattttttactattttgtTGAACATTTTGATCAAGGTGAATATTTGTGTGACTCTGTTGTGGCACTATACTCTCTTGGAACAACCATCATTTTATGTGTTGGTCAGACAATATTCCGGCTTAGGGTGATAGATATCTGGAAAAAACTTCTGCAAACCCTGAAGTTTTCATCTGACTGA
- the LOC127448516 gene encoding taste receptor type 2 member 10-like, with product MGSYLINMSLFAFAILNVPISGAAIMMNMFYVYCMFSPQNGSENILKPPLNVLLGSLIGCNLTLNFLNLLFVSYDTFFSVSSWIYAVSSAVVLYVTRTSFTTSLGLNVFYYFQIVPVRQAFLVWVKTHMKVFMYLTLVFDRIFFLFEFILQVMDPRKYAISEMDLNSSIAHVNVTSGNAVHFNLLRVDFWLRSGYLFLCVVIMLASNTVTVLYLCSHMKSMKENTSSSSRLHHQKQMRVTVMGIIQMVLFFISSGWLMTNELFIYYFVYKFDEKEYVIASVMTLYSLGTTMILGVGQTTFRLRAIYFGKILLQSLKFLYRCCWRG from the coding sequence ATGGGTTCATACCTGATTAACATGAGTCTTTTTGCATTTGCCATCCTGAATGTACCTATTTCTGGTGCTGCTataatgatgaacatgttttatgtgtaCTGCATGTTTTCTCCACAGAATGGATCAGAAAACATCCTAAAACCACCTCTTAATGTTTTACTGGGATCACTTATTGGGTGCAACCTCACTCTTAATTTTTTAAACCTGTTATTTGTGTCATATGATACTTTTTTCTCAGTTTCCTCATGGATATATGCCGTTTCATCAGCAGTTGTGCTGTACGTCACAAGGACCAGTTTTACTACCTCTCTTGgactgaatgtgttttattacTTTCAGATTGTTCCTGTCCGGCAGGCTTTTTTGGTCTGGGTGAAGACGCACATGAAAGTCTTTATGTACTTGACATTGGTTTTCGACAGAATCTTCTTTTTATTTGAATTCATTCTTCAAGTTATGGACCCACGGAAATATGCTATTTCTGAAATGGACTTAAATTCAAGCATTGCTCATGTCAATGTCACCAGTGGAAATGCTGTTCATTTTAACCTATTAAGGGTAGACTTTTGGCTTAGATCTGGCTATTTATTTCTATGTGTTGTGATCATGCTGGCATCAAACACTGTGACTGTTCTCTACCTGTGTAGTCACATGAAGAGTATGAAGGAGAACACCAGCTCTTCCTCTAGACTTCATCACCAGAAGCAGATGAGAGTGACCGTCATGGGAATTATACAGATGGTCCTCTTCTTTATCTCCTCAGGCTGGCTCATGACAAACGAgctttttatctattattttgtGTACAAATTTGATGAGAAGGAATATGTGATTGCCTCTGTTATGACACTATACTCTCTTGGAACAACCATGATTTTAGGTGTTGGCCAGACAACATTCCGGCTTAGGGCGATATATTTTGGGAAAATACTTCTTCAATCCCTGAAATTTTTATACAGGTGTTGTTGGAGGGGTTAA
- the LOC127448528 gene encoding uncharacterized protein LOC127448528: MDSYIINMSSLAFAILNVPVSGATILTNMFFVYCLFYPQTGPDNSLKPPLNVLLGSLIGCNLTLNVFNLLFVSFDSLYPKQWMYTIASAVIMYATRTSFTTSLGLNIFYYFQIVPVRLPFLVWVKMHIKHFMYSTLFCDRIFFLFEFFLQVMHPWKDAISEVDLNSTCIQVNIIKGNIDVQYYLSMAHFWIRCGYFFLCLVIMLASSSATALYLWSHMKNMEGNSSPFSALHQQRQMRVTIMGIIKMVLFFLSSMWLMTEDLMIFYFGICFDQKNHAGGCVVALYSLGITIILGVGQSTFRLRVIDIGKKLLETLKFLTD, from the coding sequence ATGGATTCCTACATTATTAACATGAGCTCATTGGCATTTGCTATACTGAATGTGCCTGTTTCTGGTGCCACTATTCTGACGAACATGTTTTTTGTGTACTGTTTATTTTATCCACAGACAGGACCAGACAACAGCCTAAAACCACCACTTAATGTTTTACTGGGATCACTTATTGGGTGCAACCTCACTCTTAATGTTTTTAACCTGTTATTCGTGTCATTTGACagtttgtatcccaaacaatggATGTACACGATTGCATCAGCAGTTATAATGTATGCCACAAGGACCAGTTTTACCACCTCTCTTGGACTGAATATATTTTACTACTTTCAGATTGTTCCTGTCCGGTTGCCTTTTTTGGTCTGGGTGAAGATGCACATCAAGCACTTTATGTACTCGACGTTGTTTTGTGACAGAATCTTCTTTTTATTTGAATTCTTTCTTCAAGTTATGCACCCATGGAAAGATGCTATTTCTGAAGTGGACTTGAATTCAACCTGTATTCAAGTGAACATCATTAAAGGAAACATAGATGTACAATATTACCTATCAATGGCACACTTTTGGATTAGATGTGGTTATTTTTTCCTTTGTCTTGTCATTATGCTGGCATCAAGCAGTGCAACTGCTCTCTACCTGTGGAGTCACATGAAGAACATGGAGGGGAACTCCAGCCCTTTCTCTGCCCTTCATCAGCAGAGGCAGATGAGAGTGACCATCATGGGCATCATAAAGATGGTCCTCTTCTTTCTCTCCTCAATGTGGCTCATGACAGAAGATctcatgattttttattttggcaTATGTTTTGATCAGAAAAACCATGCAGGTGGCTGTGTTGTGGCACTATACTCTCTTGGAATAACCATAATTCTAGGTGTTGGTCAATCAACATTCCGGCTTAGGGTGATAGATATTGGGAAAAAACTTCTGGAAACCCTGAAATTTTTAACAGATTGA